Proteins encoded within one genomic window of bacterium:
- a CDS encoding UDP-N-acetylmuramoyl-tripeptide--D-alanyl-D-alanine ligase has product MKAKSLKYVAKAIDGNLHCDQCSEVSIERISIDSRTMTGGELFFALSGLRDGHDYVHLAVKKGAKAVVVSRHIQNSVPEIIVKNTSLALQKLAATYRKELDVKIIAITGSIGKTTTRALVAKCLASRYKVIQSSKNYNNLIGLPLSLLEITDKHEIAVLELGINMPGEMLKLAEIIRADYAVITNIASVHLEGLKSLDIIAKEKLELLRHLTNSGKVFLNADDFRLKRQKIIAPEMIVTFGESDNADYRISKILTTKTTFFEVNDVVYTSQVRGRGIAFSAACAIAISEELGIRLESIKKCIADFEGVPGRMRIREIDGITLIEDYYNASPLSMTHALDVFAGYSLNRRIAILGDMLELGSESMKYHKEIIEYAAGKTDFLFLFGEQMGNAAKSAKEVGIPDHMIIQTNNIDTLFDNLKGILKKGDVVLIKASRSLRLERVIERLGECKCAV; this is encoded by the coding sequence TTGAAGGCTAAATCGCTTAAATATGTTGCAAAAGCGATAGACGGAAACTTGCATTGTGACCAGTGCAGCGAGGTCTCGATAGAGCGCATTTCTATTGATAGCCGCACTATGACCGGTGGGGAATTGTTCTTCGCTCTCAGCGGTCTCCGCGATGGACATGATTATGTCCATCTAGCAGTGAAAAAAGGCGCTAAAGCCGTAGTAGTTTCACGTCACATTCAGAATTCAGTGCCAGAAATAATAGTTAAAAATACCTCTTTGGCTCTCCAAAAACTTGCGGCAACATATAGGAAAGAACTCGATGTCAAAATAATCGCCATTACCGGAAGTATAGGAAAAACGACAACACGAGCGTTGGTCGCGAAATGCCTTGCCTCACGCTATAAAGTCATTCAATCAAGTAAGAATTACAATAACCTGATAGGCTTGCCACTATCTCTTCTCGAAATTACCGATAAACACGAGATCGCGGTGTTAGAATTAGGGATAAACATGCCCGGCGAGATGCTAAAGCTCGCCGAAATAATTCGAGCCGATTATGCGGTCATAACAAATATCGCCTCTGTTCATCTCGAAGGCCTTAAGTCGCTCGATATTATTGCAAAAGAAAAACTCGAACTGCTGAGACACCTAACCAATTCCGGTAAGGTCTTTCTTAATGCAGATGATTTTCGCCTCAAAAGGCAGAAAATCATTGCGCCTGAAATGATAGTTACATTCGGAGAAAGCGATAATGCAGATTATAGGATTTCGAAAATCCTCACAACAAAGACAACTTTCTTTGAAGTCAACGACGTCGTATATACTAGCCAGGTTAGAGGTCGTGGTATAGCTTTTTCAGCGGCGTGCGCCATAGCGATTTCCGAGGAGTTGGGAATTCGACTCGAGTCGATTAAGAAATGTATTGCAGATTTCGAGGGAGTCCCCGGAAGAATGAGGATTCGTGAAATCGACGGCATAACCTTAATTGAAGATTATTATAACGCAAGCCCTCTTTCTATGACGCATGCCCTTGATGTTTTTGCTGGCTACTCTCTTAATCGAAGGATAGCTATTCTTGGCGATATGTTGGAACTGGGTTCCGAAAGCATGAAATACCATAAGGAAATTATCGAATACGCCGCTGGGAAAACAGATTTTCTTTTCCTATTCGGCGAACAAATGGGAAATGCGGCTAAGTCTGCAAAAGAAGTCGGTATCCCCGATCATATGATTATTCAAACAAACAATATAGATACACTGTTCGACAATCTTAAGGGAATTCTAAAGAAAGGAGACGTCGTTCTAATAAAGGCCAGTAGGTCTTTACGCCTCGAACGCGTTATAGAAAGATTGGGGGAGTGTAAGTGCGCCGTATGA